In the genome of Metabacillus litoralis, the window ATAAAAGATCAACCCGTTACAGACCATGTTATTGTGGAAGAATCTGAATTGGCACGTGATGTTGTTTCAAACATGCAAAAACAATCACCAGATCCACTTGTGTTAGGTAAATTACAGATTGTTTTATTTGGGGAAAGTCTTGCCAAACAAGGACTTACAGAAATGGTTGATACGCTTCAGCGTGATGCTTCAATTGGTGAGCGATTATTGCTTGTTATTACAAGAGGTGAGGCAAATGCGATTTTAGAATCAGACTTTGCGACACTCGGTGCAGCAAAATACTTAACTAACTTGGTCTTACATAACAAACTGAATAGAGACTTGCCACGAACGAATTTACATTTGTTTCTTTATCAACATTATTCAAAGGGGCAGGATCCATTCCTTCCGATTATAAAAAAAAATGAAGAGTCCGGTAGTGTCGAAATTGATGGAATAGCGCTTTTGGATGGCAAGAAAATGGTTGGTGAAATTTCAAATGAGAAGTTGATGTTTTTTAAAGTACTAGCAGATCAGTATACAAAAGGCACTTATACAGTCAAAATGCCTGACACAGGTGAATCAGTCGGCGTTAAAAGCATAGCCTCATCACGTGAGCTAAAGGTTATTTCAACAAATCCGATTAAGGTAGAAATAAAGGTTCATATTGAGGGGGTTATAAATGAGTTTACAGGGAAGAAAATTACCCCAGAGGTAATGGGGAAAGTTGAGAAAGCCTTTAAAGATATTGTGGAAAAAGAATCGCTTGCTCTAATTGATAAATTTAAAGAATTAAAAATAGATCCGATTGGAATTGGGGACGATCTCCGGTCGCAGTCTCGTACATTTCTAATTGATGAGTGGCGGGATCGAATCCCTGAGTTGGAGGTGGACTTGCAGGCAGATGTAGTTATCTCAGAATCCGGTGTTATCGATTAAGTTTATCTATTTTGTGAATTTTGATGAAAAATATAAGGTGCTTGTTTTATTTAAAGGTCTTGTCTCATATCGTTTACTAATGGACTAGTCTAAAGATAAGGGGACAAGACATCATGAACACTTTTGTAAAAGGAACATTAATGCTTGTTATAGCAGCCTTTTTTGGTGAATGTTTAGAGTTTTT includes:
- a CDS encoding Ger(x)C family spore germination protein, giving the protein MSFRFVFVSLLMMTILTGCIEKEIIDDVNLITAMGIDLVEGKDKIKGSANIDTYIKDQPVTDHVIVEESELARDVVSNMQKQSPDPLVLGKLQIVLFGESLAKQGLTEMVDTLQRDASIGERLLLVITRGEANAILESDFATLGAAKYLTNLVLHNKLNRDLPRTNLHLFLYQHYSKGQDPFLPIIKKNEESGSVEIDGIALLDGKKMVGEISNEKLMFFKVLADQYTKGTYTVKMPDTGESVGVKSIASSRELKVISTNPIKVEIKVHIEGVINEFTGKKITPEVMGKVEKAFKDIVEKESLALIDKFKELKIDPIGIGDDLRSQSRTFLIDEWRDRIPELEVDLQADVVISESGVID